The genomic region TTGCGCCCATTTTAGCGAAACCTTGCAAATCTCAGCAGCGTAACTTTCGCTTTTCGCCTTTAGAATCAGGCGAAAGCCGATTGTTCAGGGCCGACATTAAGAACCGCTAACAAAATTTCGCAATAAACCGTAAGCAAATCACGGAGCAAGCCAGCTTCAGCAGCGCGTAATGCGTATCAAGCCTTCGTTCAAAGCGGATGCGCAACTTGCCAAATCCAGCCAGCCACGCATATGAACCGCCCCGGTTTTTGAGGAGGCCTCTTGATCAGAGAGAATAGCGGTATGAAGAAGACACCGCATGGTGGTGTCAGGTGGGGAGACAGTATTACCGCGTTGTGCGATAAGCTCGTCGATATGCGCCAGGTGTAAAGCCATAAGCTTGTTTGAATTGCCGATTCAGGTGGCTTTGATCAGAAAACCCAAGAAAAGACGCCACATCCAGCGGTGACCAGTTGCACTTCAGCAACATACGAGCACGAATCAGCCGCCGTTGCTTGACCCAGGCATAAGGAGGTAGGCCGGTGGCCTGCCGGAAGACCCGTGAAAAATGAAAAGGTGAAAGCCCAACCACCGTCGCGATTTCTTCCAAAGAGGGTGGCCTTGCCAAGCTAGCGTCCAAAAATGCCTTTGCCTCGGTGACTATGCGTGGTTCGCGCCCAGGTTGCTTCAATTCTCCTACCTGCGCATAGCGCTGTAGCAATAACAGCAGCGTGTCGCGCCAATCGGACTGTAGCTGCAATGCACAAGCACCACGTTCGGCAGCGTTATGCAATTTGCTAAAGCATGTAAATAGTTGAGGATCGTTTAATGCGCACGGTTGAAAGCGAGGTAGCACTTGATGGTTAAATGCCAATTCCACCAGCACATCCGCAAGACACTTTTGATCAGGATAGAATCCTCGGTAGCGCCAACCCTGTTCAGCGGCCTTTGCACCGGTATGCACCTCATCGGGATTGAGTAAGACCACGCTGCCAGTCGGCGCCACATACTCGGTACCACGATACCGAAACCGTTGGGCACCCGATTCGATAATAGAAAATACATAGCTTTCATGTACATGGGGGGTGAAACACTGCTTGTCATATTGAGCATGAAGCAATTCCGTGCCCCCCAATGCGGGCACCTGCCAACAACGGACATACTCTTGCAGTTTCATCACCATGGCCAATAGGGCCTTGTATGATGCACGATCATGAACTCACCCAATCTTGCGAGTAACGTTGCCGTAACCATCTGGGATGATGTGGTAGATCCCACAGCCCCACTTGCTTGGTGTTGATGTCCACCAAATGACATGATTTTAACATTACCCGGTAGTCCGCTTGGCGAGTGTTGGTAGATGATGAGCATACCTGATATCTCTGTAATCGAGCGTACACGCTATGTCGCAATAGCCATCGCTGGCACCACGGTTTACAGTTGCTACACCTGTAGCGCCATGTAACCGGCCATTCCAACAAATATAACCCCAACCACCAAGTTAAAAGCAGTGCTATGTTCCAGGAGTCGATTACCTAGATGTTTCATGAGAAACGCATAGGAAAAATGCACAAGGAAGGTGCAAGCCAACAGCAAAACCAGCAAACTACCCATCTGAGCTACTACAGGTTTTTCGGGATCCAGATATCCAGGGAAAAATGACGTAAAGAACAGCAGTGTTTTGGGACTTGTAAACGTCAATAACGCGCCATGCCAAAAATGTCGCCACCCTCCATTGTTCCGTTCCACCAGTTGAACAGCTAAGTTTGTATGAGCGTACTTGAAACTCAGTAGCCCAAGATAGGCAATGTAGATCGCCCCAACATATTGAATGGTTTTAAAGATGACAGGTGATGCGGCCAGTATCGCTGCGATACCTGACAACGCCAACAATGCCACCGCCAACATTCCCACCTGTATGCCGAAAATGATAGGGAGTGTTTTCCGCCACCCAAGATAGGTACTGTAGGTGATAACACTCAAGGTTCCAGGTCCGGGCGTCGCGGCAGCGATGGTACAGGTGAACAAATAAGCTGCGATCTCGGGAATATTTAACATGTGAACTACCTTTGGTTACAGAAGTGGAAGTCATAACTTGTCGCAAGTATCCGCCAAGAGCTTGCCATGACTGTTTGCCAAAGTATTGAATGATCCTGCTGTCGGTGACTGTGTTGCGTCGCCCTGGCCATGATGACCAGCGGTGGTTCACCCAGTTCCTACCCCTAGCGCACGTTTGCAATTTCACTCGTCCAGTCGATAATTTCCTTGATTGAAGCGGATGGTGAGCCAACGTGACTCGAGTCTGGTTCATATAGCTTGGTTCGAATATTATTTGGAAGTGCATCAAACATCTGCCGCTTGACTTTAAGCAGGCCCGGGTAGTCATTTGTCGGGACGATGAACAATACAGGAATGGTCGGGCTCATCCTTTGCACTGCTTTCAACTGGTTCATGGCACCATCCGGATCGAACCAGCTCAAGTATATTTTCGGGGTGGTGATAATCGGATAGATACCCTTGGCGCTTTCAAAATCGAGAAGCCGTGTCTTCTGGTCGCCTTTGCTTTCAGTGACGAGTTTACGGGCTAACTCGACGGATTCCCCCAACTTTTCCCGGAATACCGGGCTGCTCGCGCTACCGCCGGGGGCAATGGCGATAACACCATCGATCGTATGCTTGGTGCCGAAATAGAGTGCGAACAGCCCACCTTGGCTTAGCCCAGCAACAAATACCTTCTGGGCGCCTTTGCCCCGTAGCGAACTCAATACAGCCTCGACCTCGGACTCGGCTGCCTGCACTGTAACATCGTAATTACGCCGTCCAGACCATGGCATTTCCAGATTTGCGACAAGGAATCCCTGCCGTTCAAGCGAGCTAGCTAGGTCAGAGATATATTTCAGCGGAGTACCGCCTTTGCCATGCATCAGCACAAAGCCAATTTTGCTGTTGTTAGTTTCAGCGATCACATTCAGTGGCATCAATGCGCTGACGATTGGAAATATCAGAACGACAAAAAAACGGTAAAAAATGGAAGTCATCATTTCCTCCTTTTCGCCGGGTTTTGTTAGCGGCTCTTAGAACGAGAGTAAGCGCAAAGCAAGCGAGGCCACAACCGCGCACGCGAACAAGCGCTTCCAGACAGCTGGCCAATCAGCCCAGATAACCACCCAGCGACAGTGTCTGCGGCGGTTGCCACAAGGAGGAGCTTAAGAACAAGGTCACGCTGCGCATACTTGTCGGTGATTGTGTGCCAGTAACGTCTGCAGAAAATAGCAGCCGCTTCACTTGCCTTGGTGCCTGATAACCCTTGACCACTACCGTGACAGGGATGCCAGACCTCCCCCACGAGCCGCCCAGCAAGAGCAACAGCACCTGACACCTTCTCTCACTCAAACGCAGGACTACTGTCCGTAGCTTCATATTATTTGAGCCGGTGCAATTCCTGGGTGGACAGACGCCCGTCCTTCTCGACAGATGCTTGCATTGAGGTCCGATTTACGAGCCGGAAGGTCAGGCTCACGATACCCGTGAAGAACTTGATACCAGCCTGGTCGATGGTGGCTGTGAAATGAATCGCCGTTGCCGGTCTGATCGGCGGTGTCTGGACCCCACGCGGCGGACCGTAACCATAAACGCCTTCCACGCGCCCCACAGCGTCAACACTGGTGACGATGACCATGATTTGCCGTCCGGTGCCGTCCCAGCCCGACTCCCCCACCCACGCGCCGATGTAATCGGCGAATTTTGACGTGGGATCGGACTGCGAAACGGGTATTTTCTCCGGTAAGGGAATGCGCAGGCGTTCCGCGGCCGTCCGAACCATGGGATCCATAGACAAAACGTGCTGCTCTTGGGTGTTGAGCACCTGCGCCGAGCCCTCTTTCCGCAGTTCGCTGACCCGGCCCGCGATATAGAACTCGCCATCGATCGGCGAATTCGACACCCACGGCTGCTGCGCGCCTGCCGTGGTGCGCTTTACCTGCAAGCCCACCTCGTTGAACAGGCGGAACAAATCGAGGCCGGGTGTCCGCAGGGTTTGCGCCAGTGCCTTGGTGAACGGACTGTTGCCGTCGGCACCGTCCATTGCAACGCTGCCTGGCTGCGTTGCATACACGAGCAGCGTGCCCTCGGGTGCCTGCATCTGCGCGAGGCCACCCGCCGCCGCGCGCAAGCCACGCCCGCCAAACGGGTTATTGCGGCACGCGTCCAGGATCATGATGTTCAACGTGGTGCCGGCGCCCTCCATCTGGCGCAACACCAGGGAGGCATCGAGGAGCTAGAAATCGAGATCAGCCTCGCGCTCCGGGTTGGCGGTGGTCGGCACCAACCAGTTGGTGCCGCGCACCTGCAGCCCGTGACCGGCGTAGTAGAACAGCGCCACACTGGCACCGACCGCCTGCCGGCCGAATTCCTGCACCGCGCGGTCGAAACCTTGCTTGTCAAGGTCGAGCTGCGGCCCGCCGCCGACCACAGCGAAGCCGAGCCCCTGCAATGTCTCGCCGACGAGCTTGGCGTCGTTCGCGGGATTGGCGAGGTGCGGGATGTTCACGTAGCGGCTATTGCCGACCACCAGCGCGATGCGCTTCCCCGACATGGGTGCGCTGCGCCCTTGCGCGGCGGCCCAGTCCGCCGCTGTCAGCGCCAACATAGCGACGATGGCTGCAACCATTGTGCTTGTTGTCCGCATCATCGCTCCCTATCTCACCCATCCCGCGGCGTTTGAAATCCCGGGTGCTATCTCCTCCCTACCTTCCAAAACCGTCTGTCCAAACCGTACCCCACCACGCTGAGGCAGGCTACCACGACGCGTATCTTCCATATGCGACATGTGTATCTCTCTTCACAGAAAACGCGGGAAAACTTGGTTTTTTCTTCCACGCCGTACGCTTACCATGCCCCCTCGACTGCATCATTAGGGCTTGGAATGTGGTGGATTCGGAGCCCCGCTAAACACCCATTGATTGTATGCAAATCCAGATATGGCTTAATGATAGGCCACTGAGTCGCTGCAACAGAGAAAATGATGCGAATGCCTGCAAGAAAGCTGAAGATTGCAACACCAATGATGGCGAATGTGGGAGATAGATACCCAGCGACGCCCAATTGACCAAAGGCGCCAATAATGAGTCAACAAGCAATTGAAAGGTGGCGACCAAGGAGTCGATAAGTCTTTAACTTATCGCCCTTCATTTCCCTAGCAGTATGATCATCGGCCTTGATCCAGCCAAGAGCATCTTCGTACCGCATGGAGAATCGCAACAAGGTGTGGTGTTTCTTAAAGTGCCGCTAACAAAACCCTTCTGGTGTTGTTGTGCAAACTTGTCGTACTTCATGTACTGCCTTCGTTTGCACACCTAAGCAGAATCACTTCGCTGGGTTTTGTTAGCGGCTCTAAGAAGCCGCGTGTCCGTCAGGAACTCCTACATGGCGGAGTGATCAGCCTGTTTTCACTCACCTGGCACTACCGTCAGCAAAATCCTTGTGCTACATACACTCCGGTTGCTATGTACTACATGTCTCACTCATTGCTGATTGCCTGATTTGCAAACAAGTCCTAGGTTGGGGGCTCAGGTGGTGTCTTCACTTCCAGATTGAAGTACCCTCGTTCGTCATCCCACAAACCCAACTGGTACCAATGAATCAGCACACTCGCATCATGGTGCCATACCTCAGGCGGATCAGGCGGGGGGGTATTTCCAGCCAGTAAGTCGTCACGCCATTGATTCCACTGTTCGATCATCCATGGCTCAACGTGTTCGTCTGACAAATGCACGGCCCAAACTTCCGTCGGCATCAGTCGGCCTTTGACCTTGACGGTGGCAAGGTGGCGGGGACGGTGGCCAAGGGCACTGGCGGTTGGCACCAGCTCCGGCGTCACGAGCAAACGGGATGAGAAGATGCGGGTGAGTGTTTCCAGACGTGCCGCCAGATTGAGCGGATCACCGAGAATACCAAACTTGTGTACGCCATGGCGCGGCCCGATTTCACCCATGAACACCGAGCCCTCTGTCACGGCAATGCCTGCATAGAGCGACTTGGTGGGTGGCATGTTCTGGGCCATAGGTCGTTGTGCCAGCAATTTGAAATAAGCTTTCTGTCGCTGGCTGAGCATGATTGTTGCCCTGAGTGCCCGTTCGCGCTGTTGCTCGGGCTGGTAGTCATCCAGTTCGCCCAACACTGGCCAATAGAAGCACAGCAGATCACCAATATAGCCTTCGAGCCAGGCATCGAAATGCTCCTGCAGGCCGGGGGTGACCTCGTTGAGATAGTCATTGATCAGCTCGAAGATGGCCTTTGCCGACCCCAGTTGATTCGTCAGTTGTGTATAGCCTGCGAGGTCACTCATCAGAACGATGGCGATGGTTTGCCGTCCCGAAAATGGGTCATGAGTGTGTTTCAGCAGCAAACCGCGTATCTGGGGTGGCATAAAGCGAACCAATACAGCATTTTGGTAGGTGTGAAACCACATATGCCCGGCAACGACAATCAGTGCGGCTGCGAGTGCGGCTGTGGCCATGGGACTTGCTGGCAGCTGAGCCCATGGGTAGAGCATGGGACTGAGCCACCAAAGCCCAGCGGCGACGACCAGAGTGGCCATCGATGCGACAGTAAAGCGTAACCAGCCAAAACCAACGGTGGCCACGCTACCTGCCAAGCCAATCAACAGAATTTGGCCCCCAAATGATAGCCCCCGTGGGCCATCGCCGAGCAGCGCAGTTTCGATTCCTGCCTGGGTAATATGGGTGCCGTTCATCAGACCTATGTGTGTATTCAACATACTAAGCAGAGGGGTCGGATGGATATCGACCGATTCTTCCAGCCCCACCAGTTGCGCGAGGATGATTCGACCTGTGACAGCAGGGGCAAGTGCTTGCCACTTGCGAGGATTACAGCTTGCGACGTCAGACAAAGCGACAATGCCGAGGTCATTGGGTGAGGCATGTGGGTTGTCAAAGCGAATCGGGAGGCAGCCTGGCCGCCCATCATTACATCGGCCGACGGAATAGGTTGCAGGGGCGAGACGCGACAGGACTCCACCAGGTCGGGTGTACAGGCTACGGGCGATACCATCTCCGGTCATGGGAAGCATCACATCAACGAAAGCGGGCATACTCTTCCGGTGACCAAATAGCAAATCGTAGGCAGGTGGAGATCGATCTGACAGGGGTTGAGGAATGACCAGATGGGTGCGAGCAGATTCGTCGACATCCAGGGGTGCATGCCGCGGGCGTCCTACGAAGCTAAGACAGGCAGGCTTGCCACGTAAACGACAGATAGTTGGCGGCGTGCCAGTGTCAGGCATGCAGGGTACGAAAGTCTGTTTACGAAAACTGCGTAGTGCAATCTGAGCATCCAGAAAAACATCCCTGGCACCCATGTAGGTCAGTCGTTCGATTGCCAACGCGTACAGGGTCAAGGTCTGTTCACGAGAAACCGATAGGGGGATGCGCTCATCCAACACAAGCCGCATCGTGTGAACATTGGTGCTTCGAAGGTTGTGGGCAACGATCCGGTCGTAGAGTTTGCTATCAAAGATGTCGACATGCAGCCACAATAAACTGGAGCCAATCACCACTGACAACACCATGGCAATGGCCAGCCATAGTGGTTTGGCGAGCGGAATTGGTAGTAATACGCGCAGCTTGATCGAGTGCCACGCGTCGACTATTCGTCGTTGACCAGCCATTCGACAGTGTATTCGGTAACCAGGTCTTTAGGAGGCGGGATCCGCTGGAGCCGGTCGACGATGCACCGAGGGTAGTCGCCTATTGTGGCATCGGGTGCGGCGTTGACGTTGGTCTGTAGCGTGACTGGTCCAGTCCGCGGGAAAATCAGCCTGACGCCTGCGGTCGGCGCTTGACCGGTGCTGGCCCGGCAGAAGTCAACGAGTGGTTTATGTCGATCTAGCCATTGTCGGATCTTGTCCGTGTCAGGGTTCCCGAACGAGCGCATCGCGACTGCTGCGTTGATTGTGACGGCCTGTCGCATGGGGCGAATAGATTCGCTCACGCAAATCAGCGACGGTTCTGTCGCCGACCCACAACGCAGCACATTGCGAGCCCAGATACAAGATGAGTCCAGCGCAATGCGTTGCGGCCAGCTACCGCTTTTGGTTGGGTCAACGTGAAGGCCTACGGCATGCGTACCATTGTTCTCACAGCGTATGTGTGTCCGGCCAGCGTTGTTTGTCTCGGTTTCGCTGATCTCGATGTAGCCTCCTGTATGAATCACCACGGTGCCGCGCCCGACAGCGTCACGGTTGCCTCCACAGGCTGCTCGGTTTTCGAAACGATCACTGTTGGAGCGGTCGATCAACCATAGCATGCAGTTGTCGGCACAGTAAGCGCCAGCTGAAGACATAAAGATCAGTAAGCCAACACAAGTGCATGCTATCCGTCGACGTTGGTGCCGAAACTGATTCGGGTTGGCCATTTTCGCCCCTTGCATGACGGTTGATCTGACCGATATTTGCACTGAATTTGGCTATTGGATAGGTAGATCATCTCGTTACCACTGATAATCAATGTACTCAGGCACGCGAAGTCGACTAGATGACAAGCACAGCATTAGTGCCTCCAAAGTCAAGTGTGCGTATAGGCCAGACGTACAGGATGCCACAATCGCGGTGCTTTCCCTGCTGTGACTTACGTCAGCCATCAACAGATGTGAGATTTAGGCTCAAATACATCACATGAACTCCAGAATTATGCAACACCGCCAACTAGCCTAAGTTCTCGTAAGGCAGTCGCCAACGCGTTATTGATATGCATGTCAGCAATTTTATTTCACTCATCATAGTGCATTTGCCTGCGGCATAACATTGCAAAACTGCATTTACCACTTGTTGGCCGGTAGGCAATTGGGAGACACAAAATGGGTTCCTAGGTGTCGAGGAAAAGCGCGAAACAGCCGAGGTACGCAATGCGGCGGGGGACTTACCAATGGTGCGACCAATGTTGAGGATAAATCGGATCGAATCGGACGCATGGCCGGGCGTTATGATGGAAAAACAAGCTGGGGTAGCTGGTACGCAAAGCTCGTGGTACAGCAAGGCCGGTCTGACAAAGACAAATACATGACTGAATCCAATGGTGCCGGCGCCATCAATAAACACGTGCAGGAAGACGAAAGAATCCGGGAGGACCAGATTTACGCCGGCGCGGGCATTGCGCTTTACTTGGGCAAACATCTACTAAAAGCCGGTGTTGAACTCGACTACGACAAACGCAGGGTTGTCGCCGAAGCCAACAACATGACGACGCCGTTGTCACTCAAAACACCAGGCGCCAATGACCTCTGCACCATCGAAGAGGTGACATCCATCCTCTATTTGCAAGACGAGTAGCGTATCACCGATGCCCATTGGCTGACATCCGGCATCCGTTACGAACGCATTGCACGCAATGCCACGGACCGTAACGGTCTGGCCGACATCGCGCCCAACCCGTCGATGCACTATCGCTGGGCTGTGGCCAATAACACCAACCTACGCGCAAGCATTGCGCAAACGTTCAGATTGCCCAAGTTCGACGACGTCAATCCGTGGGTTACCCAGGCAACAGGGGCTGGCGCTGGCGCTGGCACGCTGACAAACCTGGATAAGGGCGGCAATACCGAGCTGAAAGCCGAGCGGGCTACCGGCATTGAATTGGGGGTCGAGCTGTTCTTGTCAGACAATCGCGGTGTGGTCGGTTTCAATCTGTATGATCGCAAGGCCAGGGATTTCATCCAGAAAACCGCACGACAGGCAGGATTGCGTGCGCTTAGTCGAGCCCCCTTATAACGCAGGGCAGGCACGCTTCTGGGGAGCGGAACTGGATTGGTGCGTGCCCTTGTTGCGCAATGGCGCGTACGAGCTGACTTTCACCGGCAGCCATGCCGAAATGCGCGGCGAGGTATCCAAAGCCAGGACCGGTGGCAATGATGGCGTCAAAGACTTGCCGCCCCAGGTGACCAATGTGGGTTTGGACTGGCGCCATCATCCATCGAAATGGTCTGGCGGCGTCGCCATCAATCGTGCGCCGGCCTTTACAACAGATAGCCTGAATCCTGACGGGATCCGCGAAACCAAGCGTCGGAACGCGTCAACACTGCCAGGTTGAATGCCAACAGCGCCGTCAATGCGGCGGAATCCAAGGTTGAACACTCGAAGGCAACCGTCTTCATTGCATTCGAGAGCCGTTTTTAAATCAGACGATAGCGGAGACCATGCAATGAAACACACCATGCGCAACTGGCATACTGGGGGCAGCCTCGTCTTAGGACTGCCACTGATGCTGGTCGGCTTGA from Chitinivorax sp. B harbors:
- a CDS encoding AraC family transcriptional regulator → MKLQEYVRCWQVPALGGTELLHAQYDKQCFTPHVHESYVFSIIESGAQRFRYRGTEYVAPTGSVVLLNPDEVHTGAKAAEQGWRYRGFYPDQKCLADVLVELAFNHQVLPRFQPCALNDPQLFTCFSKLHNAAERGACALQLQSDWRDTLLLLLQRYAQVGELKQPGREPRIVTEAKAFLDASLARPPSLEEIATVVGLSPFHFSRVFRQATGLPPYAWVKQRRLIRARMLLKCNWSPLDVASFLGFSDQSHLNRQFKQAYGFTPGAYRRAYRTTR
- a CDS encoding LysE family translocator, whose amino-acid sequence is MLNIPEIAAYLFTCTIAAATPGPGTLSVITYSTYLGWRKTLPIIFGIQVGMLAVALLALSGIAAILAASPVIFKTIQYVGAIYIAYLGLLSFKYAHTNLAVQLVERNNGGWRHFWHGALLTFTSPKTLLFFTSFFPGYLDPEKPVVAQMGSLLVLLLACTFLVHFSYAFLMKHLGNRLLEHSTAFNLVVGVIFVGMAGYMALQV
- a CDS encoding alpha/beta hydrolase, with product MMTSIFYRFFVVLIFPIVSALMPLNVIAETNNSKIGFVLMHGKGGTPLKYISDLASSLERQGFLVANLEMPWSGRRNYDVTVQAAESEVEAVLSSLRGKGAQKVFVAGLSQGGLFALYFGTKHTIDGVIAIAPGGSASSPVFREKLGESVELARKLVTESKGDQKTRLLDFESAKGIYPIITTPKIYLSWFDPDGAMNQLKAVQRMSPTIPVLFIVPTNDYPGLLKVKRQMFDALPNNIRTKLYEPDSSHVGSPSASIKEIIDWTSEIANVR
- a CDS encoding adenylate/guanylate cyclase domain-containing protein — translated: MAGQRRIVDAWHSIKLRVLLPIPLAKPLWLAIAMVLSVVIGSSLLWLHVDIFDSKLYDRIVAHNLRSTNVHTMRLVLDERIPLSVSREQTLTLYALAIERLTYMGARDVFLDAQIALRSFRKQTFVPCMPDTGTPPTICRLRGKPACLSFVGRPRHAPLDVDESARTHLVIPQPLSDRSPPAYDLLFGHRKSMPAFVDVMLPMTGDGIARSLYTRPGGVLSRLAPATYSVGRCNDGRPGCLPIRFDNPHASPNDLGIVALSDVASCNPRKWQALAPAVTGRIILAQLVGLEESVDIHPTPLLSMLNTHIGLMNGTHITQAGIETALLGDGPRGLSFGGQILLIGLAGSVATVGFGWLRFTVASMATLVVAAGLWWLSPMLYPWAQLPASPMATAALAAALIVVAGHMWFHTYQNAVLVRFMPPQIRGLLLKHTHDPFSGRQTIAIVLMSDLAGYTQLTNQLGSAKAIFELINDYLNEVTPGLQEHFDAWLEGYIGDLLCFYWPVLGELDDYQPEQQRERALRATIMLSQRQKAYFKLLAQRPMAQNMPPTKSLYAGIAVTEGSVFMGEIGPRHGVHKFGILGDPLNLAARLETLTRIFSSRLLVTPELVPTASALGHRPRHLATVKVKGRLMPTEVWAVHLSDEHVEPWMIEQWNQWRDDLLAGNTPPPDPPEVWHHDASVLIHWYQLGLWDDERGYFNLEVKTPPEPPT
- a CDS encoding TonB-dependent receptor, with the protein product MTDAHWLTSGIRYERIARNATDRNGLADIAPNPSMHYRWAVANNTNLRASIAQTFRLPKFDDVNPWVTQATGAGAGAGTLTNLDKGGNTELKAERATGIELGVELFLSDNRGVVGFNLYDRKARDFIQKTARQAGLRALSRAPL